The Bos taurus isolate L1 Dominette 01449 registration number 42190680 breed Hereford unplaced genomic scaffold, ARS-UCD2.0 ScbfJmS_892_Leftover_ScbfJmS_927, whole genome shotgun sequence genome has a window encoding:
- the LOC520372 gene encoding melanoma-associated antigen B5-like, translating into MPRRQNHKLCIREKCHQARYELQSHRGVQPAAVMEELPSTSSHLEDNSQSSSATVSNSTFQGSSEAPSTTSTFSTTSDTTSDEEDTSQDEEDSRSSDVSSSTENTYSDTLNSMTSLLEEFLLHKYKMKQPIMKEDMLMIIHPKYHNRFAEILKTASEHIEAVFAVDLKEVDSTIHSYDLVSKLNLPNNGRVWDGRGLPKTGLLMTVLGVIFMKGNCAAEEDIWKFLNMMRVYAGRKHFIYGEPRKLITKDFVTMKYLEYRQVANSDPPCYEFLWGPRAHVETSKMKVLEFLAKVNDTVPGAFSSQYEEALRDEEERARATVPARPGTTLTSRHVPWPGPAASPTPTEDQDF; encoded by the coding sequence ATGCCTCGGCGTCAGAATCATAAGCTCTGCATCCGTGAGAAATGCCACCAGGCCCGATATGAGCTCCAGAGTCACAGGGGTGTTCAGCCCGCTGCAGTAATGGAAGAGCTTCCCTCTACCTCTTCTCATTTAGAAGATAATTCACAGAGCTCCTCAGCTACTGTGTCAAATAGCACTTTCCAGGGGTCTTCGGAAGCCCCATCTACTACCAGCACTTTTTCAACTACTTCTGACACAACATCTGATGAAGAAGATACCAGTCAAGATGAGGAAGATTCACGTTCCTCCGATGTCTCATCTTCTACTGAGAACACCTACAGTGATACTCTGAACAGCATGACAAGTTTGTTGGAAGAGTTCCTTCTGcataaatacaaaatgaagcagcccATCATGAAGGAAGACATGCTGATGATTATCCACCCAAAATACCATAACCGATTTGCCGAGATTCTCAAGACAGCCTCTGAACACATCGAGGCTGTCTTTGCAGTTGACTTGAAGGAAGTTGATTCAACCATCCACTCCTATGACCTTGTCAGCAAACTGAACCTGCCCAACAATGGGAGAGTGTGGGATGGTAGGGGCTTACCTAAGACTGGTCTCTTGATGACAGTTCTGGGTGTGATCTTCATGAAGGGCAACTGTGCTGCTGAGgaagacatctggaagttcttgaatATGATGCGAGTATATGCTGGGAGAAAACACTTCATCTACGGAGAGCCCAGGAAGCTCATCACCAAAGACTTTGTGACGATGAAGTACCTGGAGTACCGCCAAGTTGCCAACAGCGATCCTCCATGTTATGAGTTCCTGTGGGGCCCACGAGCCCATGTGGAAACCAGCAAAATGAAAGTCTTGGAATTTTTGGCAAAAGTCAATGATACGGTCCCCGGTGCCTTCTCATCACAATATGAAGAAGCTTTGCGAGATGAGGAAGAGAGAGCTCGAGCCACAGTTCCAGCCAGGCCTGGCACCACTCTCACTTCCAGGCATGTTCCATGGCCAGGTCCAGCTGCTTCTCCTACCCCTACTGAAGaccaagacttttaa
- the LOC100301416 gene encoding melanoma-associated antigen B4 gives MLRKHKNKHHARGKCHQVEGDTQEAQASAAAAPGEEGPSSPSSAPQGSPPSSLAAGDCQELQGAMAPSSPVAEASWAGSEEGAQGPEDEIPDAGRAALVTRSVCKDPQMRKASMVMDFLLERYTKKEPITQNAMLKVISRKYEQHFPEILSRASELVELVFGLELKEVDCRTVVNKFSLGVEEGSSDEEELPKSGLLMELLGIIFMKGNHASEEEIWDFLNVLGIHAGKKHSIFGEPRKLITIDLVQKGYLNYRQMPNSDPPGYEFLWGPRAYAETSKMKVLEVLAKIQDTVPSSFPDLYDEALRDQVERAGLRGAARVPIMAEASAPTRAKSYSSSHI, from the coding sequence ATGCTTCGGAAGCACAAAAACAAGCATCATGCCCGTGGGAAATGCCACCAGGTAGAGGGTGACACTCAGGAGGCCCAGGCCAGTGCTGCTGCAGCCCCAGGAGAGGAGGGCCCATCCTCCCCCTCTTCTGCCCCTCAGGgttctcccccaagctcccttGCTGCTGGCGATTGCCAGGAGCTTCAGGGAGCCATGGCCCCTAGCTCTCCTGTTGCAGAGGCTTCCTGGGCAGGATCTGAGGAAGGTGCCCAGGGCCCCGAGGATGAAATTCCAGATGCCGGCCGGGCAGCCCTGGTCACTCGGAGTGTTTGCAAAGATCCTCAGATGAGGAAGGCCAGCATGGTGATGGATTTCCTGCTGGAGAGGTACACCAAGAAGGAGCCCATCACACAGAACGCCATGCTGAAGGTCATCAGCAGGAAGTACGAGCAGCATTTCCCTGAGATCCTGAGCAGAGCCTCTGAGCTTGTGGAGCTGGTGTTTGGCCTGGAGCTGAAGGAAGTCGACTGTAGAACCGTCGTCAACAAGTTCAGTCTCGGGGTTGAGGAAGGTTCAAGTGATGAGGAGGAGCTGCCCAAGTCTGGTCTCCTCATGGAGCTCCTGGGCATCATCTTTATGAAGGGTAACCACGCCAGTGAGGAGGAGATCTGGGATTTCCTCAACGTGTTGGGGATCCATGCTGGGAAGAAGCACTCCATCTTTGGGGAGCCCAGAAAGCTCATCACCATAGATCTGGTGCAGAAGGGGTACCTCAACTACCGCCAGATGCCCAATAGTGATCCTCCGGGCTACGAGTTCCTGTGGGGCCCAAGAGCTTATGCTGAGACCAGTAAGATGAAGGTGTTGGAAGTTCTGGCCAAGATCCAGGATACGGTCCCGAGTTCCTTCCCAGACCTCTATGACGAGGCTCTGAGAGATCAGGTGGAGAGAGCAGGGCTCAGAGGTGCGGCCAGGGTTCCAATAATGGCTGAAGCCAGTGCCCCTACCAGGGCCAAATCCTACAGCTCCTCCCACATCTAG